The Chitinophaga sp. H8 genome contains a region encoding:
- the plsX gene encoding phosphate acyltransferase PlsX: MRIGLDMMGGDYAPLEAVKGVKLFLDTVADVHLVLIGDEQALAPLLADARLDQSKYSVVHSSQIIGMNEHPTKALKEKPESSISIGFHLLKNGKIDAFISAGNTGAMMVGTFYSIKAIDGVQRPTISTPVPRENGTFGVLLDVGINADCKPENLVQFAILGSLYSQYILKIDNPKVGLLNIGEEEGKGNLLAQATYPLLKETKQINFVGNIEGRDIFTDKADVIVCEGFTGNVVLKMAESFHEVAVRRNIKDDYMDKFNFESYGGTPVLGVSHPVIIGHGISQATAFKNMIVLAQQMIQSKLLEKVKESFVAKEA, encoded by the coding sequence ATGAGAATCGGGCTTGATATGATGGGTGGCGACTATGCGCCCCTGGAAGCAGTAAAAGGAGTAAAATTATTTTTAGACACCGTTGCAGATGTGCACCTGGTGCTGATAGGAGACGAGCAAGCCTTGGCTCCTTTATTAGCAGATGCCCGGTTGGACCAATCAAAATATTCAGTTGTTCATTCATCCCAGATAATCGGGATGAATGAACATCCTACCAAGGCGCTGAAGGAAAAGCCGGAATCTTCGATCTCCATTGGTTTTCACCTGCTGAAGAATGGAAAAATTGATGCCTTTATCAGTGCCGGTAACACCGGTGCCATGATGGTGGGCACTTTTTATTCCATCAAAGCTATTGATGGGGTGCAACGGCCTACTATTTCTACTCCTGTGCCCCGTGAAAACGGCACATTTGGTGTATTGCTGGATGTAGGCATCAATGCTGACTGCAAACCGGAAAACCTGGTACAGTTTGCCATTTTAGGCTCCCTCTACTCCCAATATATTCTGAAAATAGACAACCCTAAAGTAGGTTTGCTAAACATCGGAGAAGAGGAAGGCAAAGGCAATCTGCTGGCACAGGCTACTTATCCGCTTTTAAAAGAAACCAAACAAATCAATTTTGTTGGCAACATAGAAGGTAGAGATATCTTTACCGATAAAGCGGATGTAATCGTTTGTGAAGGATTCACCGGCAACGTTGTATTGAAAATGGCGGAATCATTCCATGAAGTTGCGGTAAGACGCAATATCAAGGATGATTATATGGACAAATTCAATTTTGAATCATATGGCGGTACCCCTGTACTCGGGGTTTCCCATCCTGTAATTATCGGCCACGGCATATCCCAAGCCACTGCCTTTAAAAACATGATCGTACTGGCACAACAAATGATACAAAGTAAATTGCTGGAAAAAGTAAAAGAAAGCTTTGTAGCAAAAGAAGCATAA
- the rpmF gene encoding 50S ribosomal protein L32, producing MPNPKRRHSQQRSAKRRTHYKAVADTLSTDSATGEVHLRHRAHWVENKLFYKGKVVLEKQSNAK from the coding sequence ATGCCAAATCCAAAACGCAGACATTCTCAGCAAAGATCAGCGAAGAGAAGAACGCATTACAAGGCGGTTGCGGATACGTTAAGTACTGATAGTGCAACCGGAGAAGTGCACCTGAGACACCGCGCTCATTGGGTAGAAAACAAACTGTTCTACAAAGGAAAAGTAGTGTTGGAAAAACAAAGCAACGCTAAATAA
- a CDS encoding YceD family protein — MKQLREFDIAFVGLTPGVHSFQYQITDSFFENYGPQDFTNCNATVKLQLDKKSNFFLLKFEIGGTATVNCDRCGEAFELQLWDDFNQVVKMVENPEEMPEDEDPEVSYISKTESHLHVAGWIYEFINLSIPMQRIHPNDSNGNSGCNPKVLEMLEKMHQQVKDSDNPIWKGLEKFKDN, encoded by the coding sequence ATGAAACAACTCCGCGAATTTGACATTGCATTTGTGGGTCTAACGCCCGGAGTACACTCGTTTCAGTACCAAATTACGGATAGTTTCTTTGAAAACTACGGACCGCAGGACTTTACGAATTGCAATGCTACTGTAAAGCTTCAGTTGGATAAAAAGAGTAATTTTTTTCTGCTGAAGTTTGAAATAGGTGGAACAGCGACGGTAAACTGTGACCGGTGTGGAGAAGCATTTGAGCTGCAATTATGGGACGATTTCAACCAGGTAGTGAAAATGGTGGAAAATCCGGAAGAAATGCCGGAAGATGAGGACCCGGAGGTAAGCTATATTTCCAAAACGGAATCCCACTTACATGTGGCCGGCTGGATATATGAGTTTATCAATCTCAGCATCCCGATGCAACGTATACACCCTAATGATAGCAATGGCAACAGCGGTTGCAATCCGAAGGTGCTGGAAATGCTGGAAAAAATGCACCAGCAGGTAAAAGATAGTGATAATCCGATCTGGAAAGGATTGGAAAAATTTAAGGACAATTAA
- a CDS encoding response regulator codes for MSPIPAKILKSGTIAIPAILSLPLAAYLQHTNAGLLITDEKYRFIWVNQVFMDHFDTPDIASAVINKSFQAGITFLQPFMADPPFFAQKMKELRRRKKPFFGWELRFQNGSTREISYMPVYDKGVFQGAIWQIVDVTKSINAQQTLQKELELARQLAEEAQHSQKDFLASMSHEIRTPLNAIIGMAHLLEETNMDAQQKEYVNILKHSSGILLGIISDILDISRIEAGELQVNQREFNLPELIQSLRHTFELKLGRRPVRITAELDAQLKRWLVGDDGLLNQILLNLLGNAEKFTKEGEIALKVSLESWQENQLWIRFRVCDTGIGIKKDKLELIFRNYKQAEKDIRDKYGGTGLGLAIAKQLVELQGGQIAVEEIPGFNTCFSFNLPFMDTCKPAGVGSHRTGKPNRQITFEDAKLLVVEDNPMNLRYVISLLEKYKLNYQLATNGPDARYFLDNRQYDLILLDIRIPGMDGFELAKTIRADEEQPNVATPIIATTAVAMESTAAAAREIGITDILTKPYTPDQLLQVLNKYLNEDETDLIMDVVKNIGGFEFNEALDVKYLDGLYDNNISYAVDLFEIFLRTIKEEIEKLRTTVSNADWEKLKFQVHKIKPNLSMVGLTWIAAKMQELENNLRNGQEEQEQIVQLFNEVAIAVDEFYPVIKEEHEKMRVFMDTREDG; via the coding sequence ATGTCCCCTATTCCAGCAAAAATATTAAAATCCGGTACGATAGCAATTCCTGCTATCCTCTCCCTGCCACTGGCTGCATATCTGCAACATACCAATGCCGGATTGCTGATAACAGACGAAAAATACAGGTTTATATGGGTGAACCAGGTATTCATGGATCACTTTGATACCCCCGATATAGCTTCCGCAGTGATTAATAAGTCATTCCAGGCCGGTATCACCTTCCTCCAGCCATTTATGGCTGATCCTCCCTTCTTTGCTCAGAAAATGAAAGAACTCCGCCGCCGTAAGAAACCTTTCTTTGGCTGGGAACTGCGCTTTCAGAACGGCAGCACGCGGGAAATCAGCTATATGCCGGTATACGACAAAGGGGTATTTCAAGGCGCCATATGGCAGATTGTGGACGTGACGAAAAGTATTAATGCCCAGCAAACTTTGCAAAAAGAGCTGGAACTGGCCCGCCAGCTGGCAGAAGAGGCCCAGCACAGCCAGAAAGACTTCCTGGCCAGTATGAGCCACGAAATACGCACCCCCCTGAATGCCATCATCGGCATGGCCCATTTGCTGGAAGAAACCAATATGGATGCCCAGCAAAAGGAATATGTCAATATCCTGAAACATTCTTCAGGCATCCTGCTTGGGATCATCAGCGATATTCTGGACATCTCCAGGATAGAGGCGGGGGAATTGCAGGTAAACCAGCGGGAATTTAACCTGCCGGAACTGATCCAGTCGCTGCGGCATACATTTGAACTGAAACTGGGCCGCAGGCCGGTAAGGATAACGGCAGAACTGGACGCCCAGCTAAAAAGATGGCTGGTAGGAGATGATGGCCTGCTGAACCAAATATTATTGAATTTGTTAGGAAATGCAGAGAAGTTTACCAAAGAAGGAGAAATAGCCCTCAAAGTAAGCCTGGAAAGCTGGCAGGAAAACCAGCTCTGGATCCGGTTCCGTGTTTGTGATACCGGGATAGGGATCAAAAAAGATAAGCTGGAACTGATTTTCAGAAACTACAAACAAGCAGAAAAAGATATCCGTGATAAATATGGGGGGACCGGACTGGGACTGGCCATTGCTAAACAACTGGTAGAGCTGCAGGGGGGACAGATAGCGGTGGAAGAAATACCCGGCTTTAATACCTGCTTTAGCTTTAACCTGCCTTTTATGGATACCTGTAAACCGGCTGGCGTGGGGAGCCACCGTACCGGGAAACCAAACAGGCAGATCACCTTTGAAGACGCTAAATTGCTGGTGGTGGAAGACAACCCTATGAACCTCCGCTATGTAATCAGCCTGCTGGAAAAATATAAGCTCAATTACCAGCTGGCTACCAACGGGCCGGATGCCCGGTATTTTTTGGACAACAGGCAATATGATCTAATTTTGCTGGATATCCGGATTCCTGGCATGGACGGGTTTGAACTGGCTAAGACGATCCGTGCGGATGAAGAACAACCCAATGTGGCTACTCCCATTATCGCTACCACTGCGGTGGCCATGGAAAGCACCGCTGCAGCCGCCAGGGAAATTGGTATCACTGATATATTAACTAAGCCCTATACACCTGATCAGCTATTACAGGTGCTCAATAAGTATTTAAACGAGGATGAAACTGATTTAATAATGGACGTAGTAAAGAACATAGGCGGTTTTGAATTTAATGAGGCTTTGGATGTTAAGTACCTGGACGGGTTATATGATAACAACATTTCATATGCGGTAGACCTCTTTGAAATATTTCTTCGTACCATTAAAGAGGAAATAGAAAAATTGCGCACAACAGTCAGCAATGCTGATTGGGAAAAACTGAAGTTCCAGGTACATAAAATAAAACCCAACCTGTCCATGGTAGGGCTAACCTGGATTGCTGCCAAAATGCAGGAACTGGAAAATAACCTGCGCAACGGACAGGAAGAACAGGAACAGATCGTTCAACTCTTTAATGAAGTAGCTATTGCGGTAGATGAATTTTATCCCGTCATAAAGGAAGAACACGAGAAGATGCGTGTCTTTATGGATACACGGGAGGATGGCTAA
- a CDS encoding fructosamine kinase family protein: MIDEILLSRIGAALSDELKVKILINQAEKIHGGDINETYRIQTNEGYFFLKLNDAIRFPDMFAAEYAGLTTLGATQTIAVPRPVCYGAVQQQAFLVTTFVEKGSAMRDFWEDFAAMLAKLHQQRHPHFGYDSPNYIGTLRQYNTPYSSWPVFYAFNRLMPLTRMAYDQHIIEKVMVHQMEKLCRQLPEIFPQEPPALLHGDLWSGNFMVGSNGRACIYDPAVYYGHREMDMAMTRLFGGFDTKFYYAYQAVHPLAPGWQQRIGICQLYPLLVHMLLFGGSYYNSIREILQQH, translated from the coding sequence ATGATAGATGAAATTTTACTCAGCAGAATAGGCGCAGCACTTTCCGATGAATTAAAGGTGAAAATACTGATTAATCAGGCAGAAAAAATACATGGGGGGGATATTAATGAAACCTACCGTATTCAAACCAATGAAGGGTATTTTTTCTTAAAGCTGAATGATGCGATCCGTTTTCCGGATATGTTTGCAGCCGAGTATGCCGGTCTTACTACCCTGGGTGCAACGCAGACCATTGCGGTGCCCAGGCCTGTATGTTATGGTGCGGTACAGCAGCAGGCATTTCTGGTAACCACCTTTGTGGAAAAGGGCAGTGCCATGCGGGATTTCTGGGAAGATTTTGCAGCCATGCTGGCAAAGCTGCATCAGCAGCGGCACCCTCATTTTGGCTATGACAGTCCTAATTACATAGGTACCCTTCGTCAATACAATACCCCTTACAGCAGCTGGCCGGTATTTTATGCGTTTAACCGGCTGATGCCCCTTACCCGGATGGCTTATGATCAGCACATCATAGAAAAGGTGATGGTACATCAAATGGAAAAACTGTGCCGGCAATTGCCGGAAATATTTCCACAGGAGCCTCCTGCCCTGTTGCATGGTGATTTATGGTCCGGCAATTTTATGGTAGGCAGTAATGGCAGGGCATGTATTTATGATCCGGCGGTGTATTACGGGCACCGGGAAATGGACATGGCGATGACCCGGTTATTTGGTGGCTTTGACACAAAGTTTTATTATGCCTACCAGGCCGTACATCCGTTGGCCCCTGGCTGGCAGCAGCGTATAGGCATCTGTCAGCTATATCCCCTGCTGGTACATATGCTGTTATTTGGAGGCAGTTATTACAATAGTATCCGGGAAATATTACAGCAGCATTAG
- a CDS encoding DUF3810 domain-containing protein: protein METNNKIKKKIVRIVITVLAILLLKGLFILSPAFEHFYFHRWYVWISIVLRQVLGNISFSIGDVIYAGWVITGIIYLLKLCYKLVRMHWEDAAYVVLQGIHSLLAIYFTFLILWGYNYERNALASDLRLEVKPYTTPQLYQLADTLLQLVNQEKTNLGDTLHTISPNPDSARVFDQAITAYGLAAKHWPALHYQAPAIKRTLFGHWLNYIGVTGYLNPFTGEAQVNTTTPQLLHPFVTCHEIAHQLGYAPEEEANFVGYLVATQLPESRFRYAAHFEMLLHTVGQLARRDSSLTKDIWSRTVPGVKADYKSIINFYKAYSGPVDDYSRLLYDQYLKANNQEKGIESYSEVVGWLIAYFKIGVSY from the coding sequence ATGGAAACAAATAACAAAATTAAGAAGAAGATTGTAAGGATCGTAATAACAGTGCTGGCTATATTGCTGTTAAAAGGACTATTTATACTAAGTCCGGCGTTTGAACACTTTTATTTTCATAGGTGGTATGTTTGGATCAGCATCGTTTTACGACAAGTATTGGGAAATATATCATTCAGTATTGGTGATGTAATATATGCAGGCTGGGTTATAACAGGTATCATCTATTTGTTAAAACTATGTTATAAACTGGTGCGGATGCACTGGGAAGATGCTGCTTATGTGGTATTACAAGGGATACATTCCCTGTTGGCGATCTACTTCACATTCCTGATATTATGGGGATACAATTATGAACGTAATGCCCTGGCCAGCGATCTCCGGCTGGAGGTAAAACCCTATACTACTCCCCAGCTATACCAGCTGGCGGATACCTTGTTGCAGTTGGTCAATCAGGAAAAGACCAACCTGGGTGATACCCTGCATACCATATCTCCCAACCCGGACAGTGCCAGGGTATTTGACCAGGCAATAACGGCTTACGGGCTTGCTGCCAAACACTGGCCTGCCCTCCACTATCAAGCCCCTGCTATCAAACGGACCCTCTTTGGCCACTGGCTCAACTACATAGGGGTAACAGGTTATCTGAATCCCTTTACCGGCGAGGCACAGGTAAATACCACCACGCCCCAGCTGCTGCATCCTTTTGTGACCTGCCATGAAATAGCTCATCAACTGGGATATGCGCCAGAGGAAGAGGCCAACTTTGTTGGGTACCTGGTAGCTACCCAACTGCCGGAAAGCCGCTTCCGCTATGCGGCGCATTTTGAAATGCTGCTGCACACCGTAGGACAACTGGCCCGGCGCGACAGCTCCCTCACAAAAGATATCTGGAGTAGGACCGTACCCGGCGTAAAAGCAGATTATAAAAGCATTATTAATTTCTATAAAGCCTACAGTGGCCCCGTGGATGATTACTCCCGCCTGTTGTATGACCAATACCTGAAAGCCAATAACCAGGAAAAAGGAATAGAGAGCTATAGTGAAGTGGTAGGCTGGCTGATTGCATATTTTAAAATAGGTGTTAGCTATTAG
- a CDS encoding arginase, producing MKNIKIIEVKSEIGAGTRGASLGVEAIKIAALDFMSNFFVHFPTETIETENKLLFEPIESPYAKRIKGTNIMYERISKSVYETVKANWFPVLLSGDHSTAGATIAGLKMAHPKAKLGVIWIDAHADLHTPYTTPSGNMHGMPLATAIAEDNLDCKVHELDENTKRMWNGLKNIGKIAPKVLPEDIVFISLRDYEKEEDHLIKKYGMKVITTSEVRRKGAENISRSVFRYLSDCEYIYVSFDVDSLDASISKGTGTPVSNGLREREAEDLISKFMQHRKICCFEITEVNPTLDRENLMAEIAFNILQRSVNVLMMN from the coding sequence ATGAAGAATATCAAGATTATAGAAGTAAAATCTGAAATAGGGGCCGGTACCCGGGGGGCCAGCCTGGGGGTGGAAGCGATTAAAATTGCAGCGCTTGACTTCATGAGTAACTTTTTTGTGCATTTTCCTACCGAAACCATTGAAACAGAAAATAAGCTCCTGTTTGAACCTATTGAATCTCCTTATGCCAAACGGATCAAGGGAACGAACATCATGTATGAAAGGATCAGCAAAAGCGTGTATGAAACCGTAAAAGCCAACTGGTTCCCGGTATTGCTGTCTGGTGACCACAGCACTGCCGGCGCCACGATTGCCGGTTTAAAGATGGCCCACCCCAAAGCCAAACTGGGCGTTATCTGGATAGATGCACATGCCGATCTCCATACGCCCTACACCACCCCTTCCGGCAATATGCACGGGATGCCGCTGGCTACCGCTATTGCAGAAGATAACCTGGATTGTAAGGTGCATGAGCTGGATGAAAACACCAAACGGATGTGGAACGGCCTGAAAAACATCGGAAAAATAGCCCCCAAGGTATTACCGGAAGATATTGTGTTTATTTCCCTGCGCGACTATGAAAAGGAAGAAGACCACCTGATCAAAAAGTATGGTATGAAAGTGATCACTACCAGCGAGGTAAGGCGTAAAGGGGCTGAAAACATCTCCCGCTCTGTATTCCGCTACCTCAGCGACTGTGAATATATTTATGTTTCTTTTGACGTAGACAGCCTGGATGCATCTATCTCCAAGGGTACAGGTACCCCCGTGAGCAATGGGCTAAGGGAGCGGGAAGCGGAAGACCTCATTTCCAAGTTTATGCAGCACCGCAAAATATGCTGCTTCGAAATTACGGAAGTAAATCCCACCCTGGACCGGGAAAACCTCATGGCCGAAATTGCTTTTAATATCCTGCAAAGGAGTGTGAATGTGCTGATGATGAACTGA
- a CDS encoding acyl-CoA dehydrogenase yields the protein MNYQLTEEHLMIQKAARDFAINELLPGVIERDEKQQFPKEQVKKLGELGFLGMMVDPKYGGAGLDTISYVLAMEEISKIDASTSVCMSVNNSLVCWGLEAYGTEEQKQKYLVPLAKGELIGAFLLSEPEAGSDATSQRTLGEDKGDHYLVNGTKNWITNGNSASIYLVIVQTHPEKGSKGINALIIEKDSPGVTVGAKENKLGIRGSDTHSIMFQDVKVPKENRIGEDGFGFKFAMKTLGGGRIGIASQALGIASGAYELALKYSKERKAFGKEISQHQAIQFKLADMATQIEAARLLCLKAAWEKDNKMDYTLSGSMAKVFASETAMWVTTEAVQVHGGYGYVKEYHVERLMRDAKITQIYEGTSEVQRIVISRAILS from the coding sequence ATGAACTATCAACTTACGGAAGAACACCTGATGATCCAGAAAGCAGCACGTGATTTTGCTATTAATGAACTACTGCCGGGCGTTATTGAAAGGGATGAAAAGCAGCAATTTCCAAAGGAACAGGTCAAAAAACTGGGTGAACTGGGTTTTTTAGGCATGATGGTAGATCCTAAATACGGTGGTGCCGGGCTGGATACCATCTCTTACGTGCTGGCCATGGAAGAGATCTCCAAGATAGATGCCTCCACTTCTGTATGTATGAGTGTGAATAACTCCCTGGTTTGCTGGGGACTGGAAGCCTATGGTACGGAAGAACAAAAACAAAAGTACCTGGTACCGCTGGCCAAGGGAGAATTAATAGGCGCTTTCCTGCTCAGCGAGCCGGAAGCGGGTTCTGATGCTACTTCCCAGCGTACCCTGGGCGAAGATAAAGGAGATCATTACCTGGTAAATGGTACCAAAAACTGGATCACGAATGGCAATTCTGCCAGCATATACCTGGTAATTGTACAAACGCATCCGGAAAAAGGGAGCAAAGGGATCAATGCCCTGATCATTGAAAAGGATTCTCCTGGTGTAACGGTGGGGGCTAAGGAAAATAAGCTGGGCATACGGGGGAGTGATACCCACAGTATCATGTTCCAGGATGTGAAAGTACCCAAGGAAAACAGGATAGGAGAGGATGGTTTTGGGTTCAAGTTTGCCATGAAAACGCTGGGTGGTGGCCGTATTGGTATTGCTTCCCAGGCATTGGGCATTGCTAGTGGCGCTTATGAGCTGGCATTAAAATATTCCAAAGAGCGAAAAGCATTTGGTAAAGAAATTTCTCAGCACCAGGCTATCCAGTTTAAACTGGCGGATATGGCCACCCAGATAGAAGCTGCACGCCTGCTGTGCCTCAAAGCTGCCTGGGAAAAGGATAATAAGATGGACTATACCCTCAGTGGCTCTATGGCAAAGGTATTTGCTTCAGAAACAGCCATGTGGGTTACTACAGAAGCGGTACAGGTACATGGTGGCTATGGCTATGTAAAAGAATACCATGTGGAACGCCTCATGCGTGATGCTAAAATTACCCAGATCTATGAAGGTACTTCTGAAGTACAACGGATTGTAATCAGCAGGGCGATATTAAGTTAA
- a CDS encoding YggS family pyridoxal phosphate-dependent enzyme: MAINLSAFEQVKAALAPFQAKLVAVSKIKPVADIQALYDAGQRIFGENYVQELADKQPRLPADIAWHFIGHLQSNKVKYIAPFVDTIHAVDSIKLLQEINKQAGKHQRVIHCLLQVYIAAEETKFGMDEQELLQLLDAWKAAENTFPHIRIAGLMGMATNTDNETQIRKEFHHLKALHTSIKETYFREHDYFKELSVGMSGDYLLALQEGSTMVRIGSLLFGARL; this comes from the coding sequence ATGGCAATTAATTTATCCGCATTTGAGCAGGTAAAAGCGGCATTAGCCCCTTTTCAGGCAAAGTTGGTAGCAGTATCCAAGATAAAACCGGTAGCAGATATACAGGCATTATACGACGCGGGCCAACGTATTTTTGGTGAAAACTATGTACAGGAGCTGGCAGATAAGCAACCCCGTTTGCCGGCAGATATTGCCTGGCATTTTATAGGCCACCTGCAATCCAATAAAGTAAAATACATCGCACCTTTTGTGGATACCATCCATGCAGTAGACAGTATTAAGTTGCTGCAGGAGATTAATAAACAAGCGGGCAAACACCAGCGGGTAATTCATTGCCTGCTGCAGGTGTATATCGCAGCAGAAGAAACAAAATTTGGCATGGATGAGCAGGAGCTGTTACAACTGCTCGATGCCTGGAAAGCCGCAGAAAATACCTTCCCCCATATACGTATTGCAGGGTTGATGGGCATGGCTACCAATACTGATAATGAAACGCAGATCCGTAAAGAGTTTCATCATCTTAAAGCACTGCATACTTCCATAAAAGAAACTTATTTCAGGGAGCACGACTATTTTAAAGAACTGTCTGTTGGCATGAGCGGCGACTACCTGCTGGCATTGCAGGAAGGGAGTACCATGGTCAGGATAGGCAGCCTTCTGTTCGGTGCAAGGCTTTAG
- a CDS encoding TlpA disulfide reductase family protein: MKYLWIICLVGIGFTACNTGSSKKELVAGIWQAKLHRQDGAAIVFNFEVKDSLGKKVLYIINATERMLVDDIQVQGDSLLIKMPFFDSEFKAAFQADGNIQGKWVRHLADKDVDIPFSAVQGVAERFKVNTPAKGNVSGRWATRFKAEGKDTSFAVGEFKQEGNIVHGTFLTPTGDYRFLDGVLDGDSLRLSTFDGSHAYLFTALLRNDAALEGTFYAGIGTGKQQWLARKDATAALPDASTLATLKKDSAQLNFRFPDMTGKMVSIKDDRFKNKVVVITLMGSWCPNCMDETNYLSEWYKANKDRGVEVIGLSYERTPDFETSRKSLSGFLKRFDVQYPVLITGVTPNDPQKGEKTLPQLSSISGFPTTIFVDKKGNVKEVHTGFAGPGTGEHYETFKTNFIKLVDGLLQEQ; the protein is encoded by the coding sequence ATGAAGTATTTATGGATAATATGCCTGGTGGGCATCGGTTTCACTGCCTGTAACACCGGCAGCAGTAAAAAGGAGCTGGTGGCCGGTATATGGCAGGCAAAGCTGCATCGCCAGGATGGTGCAGCTATCGTATTCAATTTTGAGGTAAAAGACTCCCTGGGCAAAAAAGTACTGTATATCATCAATGCTACGGAACGGATGCTGGTGGATGATATACAGGTACAGGGCGATTCGCTGCTGATTAAAATGCCTTTCTTTGACTCTGAGTTCAAGGCCGCTTTTCAGGCCGATGGTAATATACAGGGAAAGTGGGTCCGGCATCTGGCTGATAAAGATGTGGATATCCCTTTTTCCGCTGTACAGGGTGTTGCGGAACGGTTTAAGGTAAATACTCCCGCTAAGGGGAATGTAAGCGGCCGCTGGGCTACCCGCTTCAAGGCAGAAGGAAAGGATACCTCTTTTGCAGTAGGAGAATTTAAGCAGGAAGGCAATATTGTACATGGTACTTTTTTAACGCCTACAGGGGATTACCGTTTCCTGGATGGGGTATTGGATGGGGATTCCCTCAGATTGTCAACATTTGATGGTTCTCACGCTTATCTGTTTACCGCATTGCTGCGCAACGATGCCGCACTGGAAGGCACTTTCTATGCGGGTATCGGTACCGGCAAACAGCAATGGCTGGCCCGTAAGGATGCTACAGCGGCATTGCCTGATGCGTCTACCCTGGCCACCCTGAAAAAGGATTCTGCCCAACTGAACTTCCGTTTTCCGGATATGACCGGCAAAATGGTATCTATCAAAGACGACCGGTTTAAGAACAAAGTGGTGGTAATTACCCTGATGGGTTCCTGGTGTCCGAACTGTATGGATGAAACCAATTACCTGAGCGAATGGTATAAGGCGAATAAAGACCGTGGGGTGGAAGTAATAGGCCTTTCCTACGAAAGGACCCCTGATTTTGAAACCTCCAGGAAAAGCCTCTCCGGCTTCTTAAAACGCTTTGATGTGCAATACCCGGTACTCATCACCGGCGTGACGCCTAATGACCCGCAAAAGGGCGAAAAAACACTTCCACAGCTGAGCAGTATCAGTGGATTTCCCACCACCATTTTTGTGGATAAAAAGGGTAATGTGAAGGAAGTACATACCGGCTTTGCTGGTCCGGGTACCGGAGAACATTACGAAACATTCAAAACTAACTTTATAAAACTGGTAGACGGGCTGTTGCAGGAGCAATAG